In the Campylobacter sputorum subsp. sputorum genome, TGAGAAAATGAAAAATAAGAAGTAGAGTAGGGGAGAAAAACTCCCCAAATATATTATCTTTTTGAGAATTGCGGGCTTCTTCTAGCCTTTCTTCTACCATATTTTTTACGCTCAACAACACGACTATCTCTAGTTAATAAACCTTTTGGTTTTAATAAAGCTCTGAAATCAGCATCCATTGAAGCAAGAGCTCTTGAAATTCCGTGTCTTAAAGCTTCAGCTTGTGCATTATAACCACCACCAAGTGTTTGTGCTTTGATATCCATAGAAGTTTCTTGTTTTGTTACAAGAAGCGGTTGAACAACTTTAAGTTTAATAGCCTCATGACCGCCAAGCCAAGTGTTTAAATCCATTCCATTTACTGATATTTTACCGCTACCTGGCTTTACCCAAACCTTAGCTACGGCTGTTTTTCTTTTTCCTGTTGCATAAACTATAGCCATATTACTTTCCTTCTTTCTTTATTTGAGCGGTATGAGGATGTTCGTTTCCTTCATAAACTTTAAGTTTTTTAATCATATCTTTGCCTAATTTTGTTTTTGGAAGCATTCCGCGAACTGCAAGTTTATATAATTTTACTGGATTTTTTTCAAGTAAATCACCAAATTTTTCGCTTTTAACACTTCCAAAATATCCTGAATGTCTGTGGTATAGTTTGTCTTCAGCTTTATTTATACCAGTTACTATAGCTTTTGAAGCATTTATGATAACCACATAATCTCCACAATCAACATTTGGAGTATAGCATGGTTTATGTTTTCCGCGTAATAAAGTAGCTACTTCTGTAAGTAATCTACCAAAAATTTTGCCATTAGCGTCAATCACAACCCAGTCGCGTTTGATTTCGCTTGGCTTAGTTATCTTTGTCATAATTTAACCCTTTGCCTAAAAATATTCCGTGATTTTAGTTAAATATTACTTATACTTTGCTTAAATTAAGTTATTT is a window encoding:
- the rplM gene encoding 50S ribosomal protein L13 produces the protein MTKITKPSEIKRDWVVIDANGKIFGRLLTEVATLLRGKHKPCYTPNVDCGDYVVIINASKAIVTGINKAEDKLYHRHSGYFGSVKSEKFGDLLEKNPVKLYKLAVRGMLPKTKLGKDMIKKLKVYEGNEHPHTAQIKKEGK
- the rpsI gene encoding 30S ribosomal protein S9, whose amino-acid sequence is MAIVYATGKRKTAVAKVWVKPGSGKISVNGMDLNTWLGGHEAIKLKVVQPLLVTKQETSMDIKAQTLGGGYNAQAEALRHGISRALASMDADFRALLKPKGLLTRDSRVVERKKYGRRKARRSPQFSKR